In Daucus carota subsp. sativus chromosome 4, DH1 v3.0, whole genome shotgun sequence, one DNA window encodes the following:
- the LOC108203330 gene encoding uncharacterized protein LOC108203330, giving the protein MNPNRAPSTRYCEYHEDTGHTIDRCFQLKNLIEDKVKSGELAHFAVKEEQYRAHTPSRDRVIDVISGGFQPSLQATPRAQGSQNEVFRIDSKRPKKNPYPVIFFSDNDYAPNSTEFHQDALVITTKIGVNTVKKILVDDGSSTDILYQGALSRMDIGERKVCDKDLTALYGFTGNEVRIVGTIDLPVLFGYAPQQRWLVVKFHVVYSVSCYNAILGCTTLSALRAITSITHLKMKFPTEFGVGEMRGDQAVSRQCYGDSIIPKRKGSKSVNWVKTELESPIPEGPLESIDQERKMLCEPIEEIEEVSVHANDPTKVVKIGKNIAPTIKAELITLL; this is encoded by the coding sequence ATGAACCCTAACAGGGCCCCGAGTACCCGCTATTGTGAGTATCATGAGGATACGGGGCACACTATAGACAGATGCTTCCAGCTAAAAAATCTCATAGAGGATAAGGTCAAGAGTGGTGAGCTAGCGCACTTTGCCGTCAAAGAAGAACAATACCGAGCACACACTCCGTCTCGAGATCGAGTAATAGACGTAATTTCAGGAGGCTTTCAACCTTCCCTCCAGGCTACTCCTCGGGCACAAGGATCCCAAAATGAGGTATTTCGCATTGACTCCAAAAGGCCAAAAAAGAACCCTTATCCAGTAATCTTCTTCTCTGATAACGACTATGCTCCAAACTCGACAGAGTTTCATCAGGATGCTTTAGTCATTACAACCAAAATCGGGGTCAACACTGTAAAAAAGATATTAGTGGATGACGGAAGCTCCACAGACATCCTTTACCAGGGAGCCCTATCTAGGATGGAcattggagaaaggaaagtttGTGATAAGGACTTAACAGCACTTTATGGATTCACGGGCAATGAGGTCAGGATTGTGGGCACAATCGACCTCCCGGTTTTGTTCGGATATGCACCACAACAAAGATGGCTGGTTGTGAAATTTCACGTAGTCTATTCAGTGTCATGCTACAACGCCATTCTGGGGTGTACAACTCTATCAGCTCTTCGGGCCATCACCTCCATTACTCACTTAAAAATGAAATTCCCAACTGAGTTTGGAGTAGGAGAAATGCGTGGCGACCAAGCGGTATCACGCCAGTGTTACGGTGATAGCATCATTCCTAAGAGGAAAGGAAGCAAATCGGTTAATTGGGTCAAAACAGAGCTTGAGAGCCCCATCCCCGAAGGACCACTAGAGTCTATTGACCAGGAAAGGAAGATGCTATGTGAACCGATTGAGGAGATCGAAGAGGTCTCCGTCCATGCTAACGACCCGACTAAAGTGGTTAAAATTGGCAAAAATATAGCTCCAACTATCAAGGCCGAACTCATCACCTTACTCTAG